CAGCAACTGTTGAGCGAGGAGATTTCCAGTCCCGGGAGCACTCCCTCCCCGGTTCCCGCTCTCCGGCCGCGCAGTGCGCGTTCCGGGCAAACCCGAGTCTGTTAGCAACGTGAAGCTCGGCTTGATTCCAATCCGACGCCTCGAACCAACCTATGATGATGGTCGTTTTGATCTGATTCCTTAACTCCGAAGCTATGAATTCCTCCTCTGATTCGACGGTTCCTGTGCGCAGCGGATGGCTCCGCTGGTTGCGAAGATTGTTCTTTGCCGGCGTGGCCTTGGTCACGTTGCTGGTCTTGGCGGTAGCATGGCTGAATTGGACGGGAGAGCGAGAGTGGAAGCAGGTCCGCTCGCGTTTGGTGGAGCAGGGCGAGGCGGTGAACTTGAAGGATATGCTGCCACCGTTCCCTCCGCCGGAGCGAAATTTGGCCATGATCCCTTTGTTGTCCCCGATGCTGGACTATCGGACCCTGCCCAACGGGAGCATTGACTGGGCTGAGCCTGATTCACAGAAACGGCTGTTGTCGGGAGTTTTGATCATCTCCTCGAAAGAGCAGTCCACCAAACCGCCCCGGGCCGCGAAATGGCGATCCGGCGAGCTGACCGATCTGGTGGCTTGGCAGGACTACTATGCCGCCAATTCGGACTTCCCTCGTCCGGCCCAGCCCGGGACGCCGGGGCAGGATGTTTTGATGGCGCTCAGCCGTGATGCCTCCTCGCTGGCTCAGCTGCGAGAGGGATTGCAACGTCCTGAGTGCCGGTTCCCGGTCCATTATGATGACGCGAACTCAATGACGATTTTGTTGCCGCACTTGGCTGTGCTCAGGCGTGTCACGACCTATCTGCAGCTCTCCTCGCTGGCTCATTTGTCCGAGAAGCATCCGGTCGAAGCCTGGAACAACCTGGAGATAGGTTTCCGGTTGATGCAGGGCATCGAGCAGGAGCCCATCTTAATTTCCTACTTGGTGCGTAACGCGATGCTCCAGTTGATCGCTCAAACCATTTGGGAAGGGGCCGCTTACCGTCAATGGGATGCCGCGACGCTGGAGCGATTGCAGAAGGCCATGGAGTCGGTCGACATCCTCGGCCATCAACTGCGCTCGTTGCAGGGGGAGCGCGCCAGCATGAACGGGATGTATGAGCGCTGGGTGACAAGTCCCCGATCGTTGCAGCAGGACTCCAGCATGATGAGCGACGGCGGACTCCAGGGTAATCCGATCTCCGGGCCGATCACTTTGCTTTTTCCGCGGGGTCTGCTCCGGAAAAATCAGGCGGCCCACAATCTGTATCTGCTGGAGATGATTCAACGTTTGAAAGCCCTGCGCGAGCCGGGTGGGGGATACCAACCCATCCAGATGGAAGCCTTGTCCGGGGTGTTGCGCAGCTATCTCGAACCCAAATCGATTTTCAATTCTTTGGTCCGGCTCTTGGCTCCGGCCATCGAAAGAACCACGCTGAAGGGGTTGGAGGCACAGGCTACCCGGGATGTGGTGGTCGTAGCTATTGCATTGGAGCGCTATCATTTGGCCAAAGGACAATATCCGGAGAGCCTGGCACCCTTGGTTCCGGAGTGGATCAAGGTGTTGCCGGAGGACATTTTCACCGGCGAGCCCTTGAGGTATCAGCGGTCGGCGAACGGGAGTTTTACGCTTTATTCCGTTGGCCAGAATGGGGCTGACGATGGTGGCGAGTGGCCTCCGTCCTCGAAGACCGATCCTAACCGCAGCACTTCCGACGACATCGTCTGGCGCTATCCCAAGGAGTAGGACGGGCAAGGGGGGGGGAAGGTGTCGGGTGTCGTGTCGTAATCGTAATCGTAATCGTAATCGTAATCGTAATCGCCCCTCTCCCTCGGAAGACCCCGCTTCTCTCACACAGAGGCCGCGGTGGTCGCAGAGGGAAGCCTCAGCAGCCGGCCAGGAGGGAACCTATTTGCCGACGGATCACACGAACCACACGGATCGGCAAGGGACAGCCGAACCTGATGGTCTCAAACCAGGGCACAAGGGCACGAAGAGGAAACCGACCTGAAAACGGCAGTGATGACCTCGGATTTCGCGGATTGCTCGGATCGGAAAGATTCAACTCTTCAGGACTCTGGTTCTTGATCCGTGTGTTCCGCGTGTTCCGTGGGCAATATCTCTCTCCCTGTCCTCTCCTTCGTAATCGTAATCGTAATCGCCCCCTCGGAAGCCCGCCGCTTTTCTCACACCGAGGGAAAGGGAACCGAGGCAACGGCCGAAAAAGGAAGTGGTTGCCCACGCGGATCAGGAGGATGGTTCCGCAACTCTTCACTCTTCACTCCACCGGGCCTCTGGAGTAGAGTCGCTGCCATGGGCACGATTTCAGTCAGTAGCGACCAGGATGATCCTTTGGCCAAACGGATGGCGGCCCTGGGAATTCAGGAGTCCGACTTGGAGGAAACCTTTGTCCGTTCGGGCGGACACGGGGGACAGAATGTCAATAAGACATCCACGTGTGTGATGCTGGTTCATCGGCCGAGTGGCGTGCAGGTGAAATGTCAGACCACACGGCAGCAGGGGATGAATCGCGTCCTGGCCCGAACGATGCTGTTGGACAAGATCGAGGCGGAGCGTCGGAGCCAGCGGGCGGAAGCGCAGGCGGCCCGGGAGAAGGTGCGACGTCAAAAGCGTGGTCGCAGTCGCGCGGCGAAGCAGCGGATTTTGGCCAACAAGGCGCATCAGTCGCAGAAGAAAAAGCAGCGAGCGAACCGCCCAATCGATTGATCGGAACGTTTTTCTGAAAGGAGTCGGGCGGGAGACGCTTATGTAGAGTGTAACGTATCTATGTTAAGCGAACCCGGCACCGATTCACTCCTGCCGACGCGGCAGAGCCTGCTATCCCGGCTGCGCGACTGCCAGGATCAGGAGGGATGGCGGGAGTTTTTCGACACCTATTGGCGTCTCATTTACCGGGTCGCGCGGCAGGCTGGGTTGGATGATTCTGCCGCGCAGGATGTTGTGCAGACAACGTTCATTTATCTTTCGCGCCGGATGCCGAGATTTCGTTACGACCCGGCGCGCGGTTCATTCAAATCCTGGTTGTGTCGGGTGACGCGGTCTCGCATCGCCGTGTTCCGCCGCCGCGCCGAGTTCAAAGAACCCTCACTGCCTGACCTTGGGTTGGAAAAGGATGATGCCCCCGTGTGGGAATCCGTCCCGGACCCGACTGGCGACAAAGTGGATGAGATCTGGCAGCGCGAGTGGGAGGACAATCTGATCAAGGCCGCCCTGCGTCAAATCAGTCCCAAGGTTAGCGCCCAGCAGTTGATGATCTTTGAGATGGCCGCGCTGGGCGAGGTGCCGCTGAAGCAGGTGGCTCGCAAGCTCGATGTCAGTCTGATGCAGGTGTATTTGGCCCGTCACCGCGTCGGAAAATTGTTCAAGGCGGAAGTGTTGAGGTTGCGGCGGGAAACGGAATAGGAACAGAGGTTCATGAGTGCGCCACCGGTCATTCCTGATCACACGCTGCGCCGTCCGATCGGTCGGGGCGCCTATGGGGAGGTGTGGCTGGCGCGCAATATCATGGGAGCCCCCCGCGCGGTGAAGATTGTGTGGCGTCGGCACTTTGAGAGCGATCGGCCCTATGAACGTGAGTTCGCCGGGATCCAACGCTATGAGCCCGTTTCACGCAGCGCGGAAGGGTTGGTACATGTGCTCCACGTGGGACGCAACAACGCCGAGGGGTATTTTTATTATGTCATGGAGCTGGCGGACTCGGCCGTGCCGATGCCCGATCTCAACGGGCCGCTGGTCGGAGCTGCGGGCTCGGCGGAGCTGACGCCGCTCGCCGAATACGCGCCGCGCACCCTCCGATCCGACATCAAACTTCTGGGCCGTCTTCCCATCGCCGATTGCCTCCGTGTGGCATTGGATGCAGTGGGCGGGCTGGCGCGGCTGCACCAAAGAGGATTGGTGCACCGCGATGTCAAACCGGGCAATATTATTTTCGTGGATGGGCACGCGAAGCTCGCCGATATCGGGCTGGTTTCCCGAGAGAGCGAGGGCCGCACGTTCGTTGGAACGGAGGGTTACATCCCTCCCGAAGGGCCGGGTCAGCCCACGGCTGATCTTTACGCGCTCGGCATGGCGCTGTACGAAGCCGCGACCGGATTTCCGCCCGAGCGCTTTCCCAAGGCTCCTAAGGAGTGGTTCGCGGAGACCGCACCCCCAGAGCTGCTCGAGTTTCACGCCGTTGTGCTCCGATCCTGCGAGGGATCGAAGGCGCGTCGATATCAGAGCGCCGACGAAATGCAGGCCGATCTGGCGCTGCTTCAAAGCGGTCAAAGCGTGCGCCGCCTGCGTGCTTTGGAGGAACGCGTGGCGCGTTGGCGCAGCGTCGGATGGGCCGCGGGCATCAGCGTGGTGCTGGCATCGATGTTCGCCTTCGTGGGTCATTGGCGCGTCAAAGTGTTGGAGGAAACTCAGGCGCGGGAGACTCAGCTCCTGGACGACGCCCGCCATTCGCAGGCGCGGGCAGAGAATGCCGAGCGGGAGTCACGTCACCAGCTATACAGCGCCCTGCTTGAGCAGGCGCGGGCCAATGTTCGCAGCGGGGAGATGGGCCAGCGCGTGCGCGCCCTGGACGCGGTTCGACGGGCCGCCGCGATCTCCAACAGCGCCGAACTCCGTCGCGAGGCGATGGCGGCGCTCGCGCTTCCGGACTTGCGGCTCGACCGGGAAATGAAATTCCCGAGCGAGACCTCGCTGATCCAGCTGGATGCAACCTTCGAGCGCATCGCGCTGGGACGTCAGCGCGGGCCCGTCGAAATCCGATCGCTCAAGGAAGATCGGCTGCTGGCAACGCTGCCGGCGAGCACCAACCTGATCTGCTTTAGCGCGCTGTGGAGCGCGGATGGACGTTACATCGCGTTGAATCGCGACCACGACACCGCGGGCTATCGCAGCGATATCGAAGTGTGGGATCTGGCGTCAACGCCGCGGCGGGTTGTGCTGTTCCGCGACGCTCGATGGAAGGCGCGCGCGTTTCATCCCGGCCTACCGCGGTTCCTGGCCGGCGGCCCCGATGGTCTGATGGTGGCATGGGATCTCGAAACGGGAAAGGAGCTTGCCCGCGCTCGATTCGATGCCACCCCGCAGGAATTGGCCTATTCGCCGGATGGCACTCGAACGGCCGCCACTTATCAACGAACCGACGGATGGGGTGCCTCGGTTCATGAGGCGAC
This genomic stretch from Verrucomicrobiales bacterium harbors:
- a CDS encoding sigma-70 family RNA polymerase sigma factor, encoding MLSEPGTDSLLPTRQSLLSRLRDCQDQEGWREFFDTYWRLIYRVARQAGLDDSAAQDVVQTTFIYLSRRMPRFRYDPARGSFKSWLCRVTRSRIAVFRRRAEFKEPSLPDLGLEKDDAPVWESVPDPTGDKVDEIWQREWEDNLIKAALRQISPKVSAQQLMIFEMAALGEVPLKQVARKLDVSLMQVYLARHRVGKLFKAEVLRLRRETE
- a CDS encoding peptide chain release factor-like protein; this translates as MGTISVSSDQDDPLAKRMAALGIQESDLEETFVRSGGHGGQNVNKTSTCVMLVHRPSGVQVKCQTTRQQGMNRVLARTMLLDKIEAERRSQRAEAQAAREKVRRQKRGRSRAAKQRILANKAHQSQKKKQRANRPID